In Podospora pseudoanserina strain CBS 124.78 chromosome 5, whole genome shotgun sequence, a single window of DNA contains:
- a CDS encoding hypothetical protein (COG:C; COG:H; EggNog:ENOG503PARE; antiSMASH:Cluster_6; SMCOG1087:hypothetical protein), producing MGSTHHPLSIAIMGGGIAGLSLAAALVKKPHLDIHVYEAVPAHSDVGAGLALHRNALAAMALLGPEVHQAYLDKAINIGEDAEAEMATDIFFACGPHANTGADQEPVAELGRAKGRKSVSRADLLAGLLGLVPGEKVSFGKRLTKIWEEEKKVKFEFRDGTKGEADCVLGADGIRSVVRGYVVGEDHPARHPVNHDRWQVYRTVVATEEAIEAGVEERFTRTVPILLGPRGHVNCIPMNKGTRLSAGVAVRGAALGEKEVDGPGKGDDGGRRKELDVGLYKDYTPEARAIVDLVARDTSASWAVGDHDNAPVYFKGRVAMLGDAAHASLPFAGNGAAQALEDAAVLDHLFERVKQPSQIEAALGAYDAVRRPRSQDVVGVARMLGRAYAFAERDIHEDPKKARVFFTQAGRFTNEADLTRQNEEAMAKMEDSVRGVSKNN from the coding sequence atGGGCtccacccatcaccccctctCCATAGCCATAATGGGAGGCGGCATAGccggcctctccctcgccgccgccctcgtcaAAAAACCCCATCTCGACATCCACGTCTACGAAGCCGTCCCTGCCCATTCCGACGTCGGCGCCGGCCTGGCCCTCCACCGCAACGCCCTCGCGGCCATGGCGCTTCTCGGACCGGAGGTCCACCAGGCTTACCTCGACAAGGCGATCAACATCGGTGAGGACGCGGAAGCGGAAATGGCGACTGACATCTTTTTTGCTTGTGGGCCTCACGCCAACACGGGAGCTGACCAAGAACCGGTCGCCGAGTTGGGGAGGGCAAAAGGACGAAAGAGCGTCAGTCGGGCGGACCTGTTGGCTGGGTTGCTtgggttggtgccgggggagaaggtgagcTTTGGGAAGAGACTGACAAagatttgggaggaggagaagaaggtcaagtTTGAGTTTAGGGATGGGACAAAGGGGGAGGCGGATTGTGTTTTGGGGGCGGATGGGATACGTTCGGTTGTTAGGGGTTATGTCGTTGGGGAGGACCATCCGGCGAGACACCCGGTTAATCACGACAGGTGGCAGGTTTATCGGACGGTGGTTGCCACCGAAGAGGCGATCGAGgccggggtggaggagaggtttaCGAGGACGGTCCCGATTTTGCTTGGGCCGAGGGGGCATGTGAATTGCATACCGATGAACAAGGGGACGAGGTTGAGCGCTGGGGTTGCCGTCAGGGGGGCGGCGTTGGGCGAGAAAGAGGTTGACGGGcctgggaagggggatgatggggggcgAAGAAAAGAGTTGGATGTCGGATTGTATAAAGACTACACTCCGGAGGCGAGGGCCATTGTGGATTTGGTGGCGAGGGACACGTCGGCTAgctgggcggtgggggatCATGATAACGCGCCGGTGTACTtcaaggggagggtggccaTGCTGGGGGATGCCGCTCATGCTAGTCTGCCGTTTGCTGGGAATGGGGCCGCGcaggcgttggaggatgcTGCGGTGCTGGATCATTTGTTTGAGAGGGTGAAGCAGCCGAGCCAGATTGAGGCGGCACTGGGTGCGTATGATGCTGTTAGGCGGCCGAGGTCTCAGGATGTTGTTGGCGTGGCCAGAATGCTTGGACGCGCTTATGCCTTTGCCGAGAGGGATATCCATGAGGACCCGAAGAAGGCTAGGGTCTTTTTTACACAGGCTGGTCGGTTCACCAACGAGGCGGATTTGACGCGGCAGAATGAGGAAGCCatggccaagatggaggaTAGTGTGAGGGGGGTTTCGAAGAACAACTAG